The region CTTACTATCCTATAGGAAACGCAATATCTAATGTAATAAATAGGAATATTTCTGAAGTCTACGTGATAACGGAAACAGGCCAAGCTTCTGTAGCTAATTGCCTTTTACTTGGTAGAGGAGAAGCAGAGATGGCTTTCGCTCAAAACGATGTAGTTAACTGGGCATACAATGGTTTATATCTTTTTAAAAAGCCTTTCACCAACATTAGAGTTTTTGCTTCTTTATATCCTGAGATAGTTCATATAGTGACACTCAAATCTTCCGAGATCAAAAACATCTATGGATTAAAAGGTAAGAGAGTAGCTGTCGGAGAAATTGGTAGTGGGACAGAAATAAACGTAAGATTAATACTTGAAGAAGTTGGGCTTTCCTACAAAGATATGGAGGTTAATTATTTAGAGAGCAGTTTAGCAGCTCAACGCATGAAAGATGGTAAATTAGACGCTTTCTTTTACACAGTAGGCTATCCAGCACCAGCAATTGAAGATATAGCAGCAACAAAAGAAATTCGCTTGCTATCTTTAAGTGAGGAGCTTATTAAAAAACTTGAAAAAAAACATGCTTGGTTCGTTCGGAACACAATTCCTGCTAGAACCTACAAAGGACAGGATGAAGAAGTAAAAACCTTATCCGTCATGGCTATGTGGATTGGGCTTTCAACAATTCCATCTGATCTAGTTTATAAAATGGTTAAAGTAGTTTTTGACTCTTTAGGTGAAATAGGATATGTTCATCCTAGAGCTAAATTTATAAGTCTTGATTTAGCTTTAAAAGGAGTAAGTACCCCTCTACATGAAGGTGCCGAAGCGTTTTACAGAGAAAGAGGTTTACTACAGCAGACAAGATAGGTTTATTATTGCTTTATTTTTATTTCTTCAGTTGTTGTCTATATAAGTAGAAAATACGTAAGTTCTAGAATAGCTTCTTGATATTAATGCGATGAATACTCATAATTTACAAATGTTAGTGGATACTTAAAGAGGAGCTGATTTAAGTTATTTTCCTACTCCCATTTGAAATTTTGAAAGATTATCAATCCTATTCCTATTATCTAGAAAGAACAAAAAAACAACAAGCTTACCAATTGAAAGATTCAAATTAGGCTTTAAGACCACCGCATGTAAGGATTGAGTTAAAAGAGGAGAAAAGTCAAGAGGTGGTGAGATAAGTGAAAAACTCCTTAAGTGAAATAAGAAAAATAATAGAAGCTCATCTTGGAGAAAGGGTTAAAATAAGAGCAAATAAAGGAAGAAAAAGAATAGAAGAAAAATATGGTGTGATAGAAGAAACTTATCCCTGCTTATTTACTATAAAAGTGATAGAAGCAGGTCATAAAATCTCTTATAGTTATGCAGAGCTTCTTACAAGAGAAGTGGAGGTTGAACTGTGCTCTACCCATCAAAAACTCCTTTAAAAAAAGAAGCTTTTGCTAAGATAAATTTAGGCCTTTGGGTTTTAGGCAAAAGAGAGGATGGCTATCATGAAATAATTACTTTTATGCATGAAATTACTTTAAAAGATGATCTGCTAATATGGGAAGACAATGATGTTTTAATATCTGTTAAAGGAGCTGAAATAAACGGGGATAATACAATAACAAAAGCCATTCTAGAGGTAAAGAAGGAAATTAATTCTCCAGAAGGAGTTAAAATACTTTTAATTAAGAGGATTCCTATAAAAGCCGGATTGGGTGGTGGAAGTTCAGATGCTGCTGCTGCTATAAAAGCTTTTTTAAATCTAAAAGGTATAAAACTAGATGAGGAAAAGCTTTTAAAGCTAGCTTCTTCAATAGGCAGTGATGTTCCATTTTTTATAAAAGGAGGTTTTTGTCTTTCTTTCGGTAGAGGGGAAAAAATCAAAGAGTTAAATTTTTGTTTAGATAAAGATTTAGACATTATATTGATAATTCCAAGTTTTGGTCTAGAAACGAAAAAAGTTTATTCATGGCTAACTCCTCCTTATTCCCAACCTCCAGATATATTAAAAATAATAGAAGCTTTTAAAAAAAGAAAATGGGAATTTCTCAAAAATAACCTTAAAAATGATTTAGAAAAACCCGTTTTTGAGCGTTATCCTATGCTAAGAAGTATTAAAGAAAAGCTTTTAGAAGAAGGTGCCTTACTTGCTATGATGTCAGGAAGCGGTTCAACAATATTTGGTATTTTTAATAAACCTTTTGATAAACTCGAGTCCATTAAAAGATATTTTGGAAAAGAGTTTAAAATTATTTTAACTCAGTTTGAGATTAGAAATAATGAAAAAGGTTAGCGCCTTTTTAAGGAAGTTAGCCCTAATAATTTTTATAGTTTTTTACATCAATAATACTGCTTTCTCTTTAAGCATTGAGGTATATTTTAGTCCTAAAGGTGGCTGTGAAAAGAGAATAATAGAACTAATAGACATGGCTCAGGAATCAATAGATTTAGCAATGTATACTTTTACTAATTCAAAAATCGCATGGGCTTTAGTTAAAGCATACGAAAGGGGGGTTAAAATAAGAATCCTGCTTGATGGTCAAGAAGCACAAAACAAATACTCAAAGGGGCTTTTTCTTAAGAAAAGGGGCATATTTGTTGTTTACGATAGAATGCCAGGTTTAATGCATAATAAATTTTGTGTTATAGACAATAAAATTGTTATAACTGGTAGTTACAACTGGACAGCTACAGCGGAGGAAAAAAACGAGGAAAACTTAATAGTCATTTATGATCTCAATATAGCTAATGCTTATAAGAAAAGATTTGAATATTTAATTAAAATCAATGTACCATGGTGGCTCAGAATATTTAAAGGATCTTAAAATAGTAAGATGGCAAATAAGTAAAAAAATATCTGGCTTTTTAAATGTTGCTAAAAGATGCAGCTGGGGATATCCGCAGGTTATTTTATGTTACCCATTAAAAAAAGGTAAACCATTCCCCACACTTTACTGGCTAACCTGTCCATATCTTAATAAACGTGTGGGGGATCTTGAAAGTAAGGGTATGATCTCGGATCTTCTAAATAAGATAGAAACTAATGCTGATTTAAGAAAAAAGCTTAAAGAGGCTAATAAAGCTTATGCGGAAAAGAGAGCTGCCCTTTTAAGTGAAAAAATTAGAAATTTTTTAAAGCTTAAATTTCACTCTTATTTAGAAGTAATCGAAGAAAGAGGAATCGGTGGAGTTACTGAACCTGAAGGAGTGAAGTGTCTTCATGCCCATCTTGCTTACTACCTGGCTGATGGAAAAACGCCTATAGGTGAAGAAGTTCTAAAAATCTTGTCTAGTTCTGAGTGCCTTGACAAGCCCAAATGTGCCATGATAGAATCTTGCAAGCAATTTCGGTATTGCAAAAAGGGGGTTAGACTATAATGTATGCGATAATTGAGATAGGAGGAAAGCAATATGTAATTGAAAAGGGAGCCATAATTAAAGTTGAAAAAATGAGGGCTCCTGAGGGAGAGGAAGTAAATATTGATAAGGTGTTATTTGTAAAGTTGGATGGGCGGAGCATCGTGGGAAATCCATATATTGAAGGAGCAAGGGTAAAGGCTAAAATTTTAGAACACGGGAAAAATAAGAAGGTTATTATTTT is a window of Synergistota bacterium DNA encoding:
- a CDS encoding TAXI family TRAP transporter solute-binding subunit, producing the protein MYYSRLLLFVTIFFVIFNISSNSFAGKVYLSLVTGSIGGTYYPIGNAISNVINRNISEVYVITETGQASVANCLLLGRGEAEMAFAQNDVVNWAYNGLYLFKKPFTNIRVFASLYPEIVHIVTLKSSEIKNIYGLKGKRVAVGEIGSGTEINVRLILEEVGLSYKDMEVNYLESSLAAQRMKDGKLDAFFYTVGYPAPAIEDIAATKEIRLLSLSEELIKKLEKKHAWFVRNTIPARTYKGQDEEVKTLSVMAMWIGLSTIPSDLVYKMVKVVFDSLGEIGYVHPRAKFISLDLALKGVSTPLHEGAEAFYRERGLLQQTR
- a CDS encoding Veg family protein — translated: MKNSLSEIRKIIEAHLGERVKIRANKGRKRIEEKYGVIEETYPCLFTIKVIEAGHKISYSYAELLTREVEVELCSTHQKLL
- the ispE gene encoding 4-(cytidine 5'-diphospho)-2-C-methyl-D-erythritol kinase, with the protein product MLYPSKTPLKKEAFAKINLGLWVLGKREDGYHEIITFMHEITLKDDLLIWEDNDVLISVKGAEINGDNTITKAILEVKKEINSPEGVKILLIKRIPIKAGLGGGSSDAAAAIKAFLNLKGIKLDEEKLLKLASSIGSDVPFFIKGGFCLSFGRGEKIKELNFCLDKDLDIILIIPSFGLETKKVYSWLTPPYSQPPDILKIIEAFKKRKWEFLKNNLKNDLEKPVFERYPMLRSIKEKLLEEGALLAMMSGSGSTIFGIFNKPFDKLESIKRYFGKEFKIILTQFEIRNNEKG
- a CDS encoding phospholipase D family protein; this translates as MKKVSAFLRKLALIIFIVFYINNTAFSLSIEVYFSPKGGCEKRIIELIDMAQESIDLAMYTFTNSKIAWALVKAYERGVKIRILLDGQEAQNKYSKGLFLKKRGIFVVYDRMPGLMHNKFCVIDNKIVITGSYNWTATAEEKNEENLIVIYDLNIANAYKKRFEYLIKINVPWWLRIFKGS
- a CDS encoding DUF501 domain-containing protein, whose amino-acid sequence is MYHGGSEYLKDLKIVRWQISKKISGFLNVAKRCSWGYPQVILCYPLKKGKPFPTLYWLTCPYLNKRVGDLESKGMISDLLNKIETNADLRKKLKEANKAYAEKRAALLSEKIRNFLKLKFHSYLEVIEERGIGGVTEPEGVKCLHAHLAYYLADGKTPIGEEVLKILSSSECLDKPKCAMIESCKQFRYCKKGVRL
- the rplU gene encoding 50S ribosomal protein L21; its protein translation is MYAIIEIGGKQYVIEKGAIIKVEKMRAPEGEEVNIDKVLFVKLDGRSIVGNPYIEGARVKAKILEHGKNKKVIIFKYKRKKNYRRKRGHRQPFTKIEVEDIFVS